The nucleotide sequence CAAATCAAATTCGCGCCGTAACCGTGAAGCGTTTCAAAAAGCTCACTGCTGGTCATCGCATCGCCATACAAGCGCTGCATATCATCCATACTTATTTTTATCATGGCGCCGTAGGAGCAGTATTTCTTAATCGTTTTGATCGCCTGATTCTTATCGGGCCATATTCTAGCAGAATAGTTGAGGTCGATGCTTATCAAACAACCGGCAGTAGCGGCCACCTTGACCTTTTCTAAAATAGTGTCACGTGCCGGATTGCGGCTTAAAGCAAAGCAAGTCGTGTGAAAAACAGCGGCTGATTTGATGACATCGTCAGGAAGCTGTGAGTTGATGATTTTACAGTCTGCTTCTCTATAGGCTATAAAGTCTGGAGTTTCAGAAGTTTTTGATACGAGTATGGTGCTCGTGGGAACGTCAGTTACTTTTCTCACATGATCCTGATTCATACCCAGCGATTGCATTTCCTGCAATAGAAAATCTCCTAAACCATCGTCTCCTATGGTTGCTACCAGCGTGGCCTTACAACCCAGCTTGGTGAGATTCATCGCCACATTTGCGGGCGATCCACCTAGAAAACGCTTGAACTCTGCCGTATGGGCGATGTCTGGACTGCTGTGCAAGCCTATAAAATCGATCAGGATCTCGCCCATGCAAATGACTTGTTTGTTGTTGTCTTTCATCAGGATAGCAGTCTTTTACCGTTAATGTATTCCCTCAAGAGAATCTCTCCAGCAGCGCTCCAGGTGCAATATTTGATTCCTATGGCGGCTGTGGTCTGCGTATTGAAGTTTTCGTAATAGCCGTAATCCTCGGCGCTGTTCAGTTGTTTTATGTGGGCTAGGATTTCTTGGCTCTTGTCTTTATGCTGTCCGGCCAGTGCCATTCCATAAAAGCCGTTGACCATTTGCCAGGTGCCACCATTATGGAATTCATAGGCATAGTTGCGGAATTCATACTTGCAATTGTCCGTCAATAATTCCCAATCCTTGTCGCCTTCCTGGATAGGCTCCCAAAAAGCAGGTAATAAGTTAAGCGGTAAAGTAGAGCGCAGCTGTTCTGAGTAGGTAATGACGCTTTCGCGAAAGCGAACTGAACCCAATCCCAGTAACAAAGCAATGGAATTTCCCAAGGCGTCAAACATGGTCTGATAACCCGATGGATTGATCGAAGCCATCCAATAAGGCTTGTCTTCCAGTGATTTATAGGCCCTAGGATGAAACGGATGCTCAAAATTACCTGCGGTATAGTTGCCTTCCAGTATCGTAGTGATGGTACTAATTTGTTCTTCCAAGACACTTGAAGGTTCTAAACTGTGTACGCAGCGTAAGGCCCAAAGTCGCAATACTTGATCGTAGAAGATGTGACCTTCCGTAATATATTCGTCTGCCCAGTTTCCTGATCTGGGAACGTAGATCAAATGGTTGTTGTTGAATTCCCAAGCCTTGAGTAGCTGGAGTCCTTTATGGATTTTGGGAAGCATTTGTTTGAAAAAGTCCCTTTCACCGGTATGTGATGCATAATTGCAAACTCCTATAATAAACCAAGAAATGGTGTCAACACGGCCGGCAAGACCGCCAAAGCTAACTTCACTAGATCCGTTTTCTTTGAAGTGGACGTTTGAAGGTATGTGACCCAATTCATGCTGATGGCTGGCTAGGGTTTCTAGCGTAGACTTAAAGGTCGCGATCAACGAGTCGTCACCATCCAGCAATGCGGCAAGTCCACAAATAACGCCGTCTCTAGCCCAGATGCGCTTGTAGTTGGAAATATCTGAAGCGCTGGCGAGAAAACCGCGATCTGATCGTGCAGCAGCCAAAAGACTTGATGGATCTTGAGTGATTTCCATAATTATTGAACTACTTGATTCTTGCGTTTTACTTTGATAAATAGGGTAAATACCGCTGCCAGTCCCAGGAACACACCTGCCATCTTAATAACGTTAATAGGGTTGCTACCCAACAATTCATAGACAAATCCCTGCATGGTCAAAATCTGGATGATCATAGGGATCACGATGAACATGTTGAAAATACCCATGTAGACTCCTGTTTTTTCTTTTGGGATGGATCCAGCTAGTAATTGATACGGCATTGCCAGCATGGATGCCCATGCGATACCTAGGCCTACGGTTGCCAGATACAAGGTATAAATAGGCGTTGCACCACTACCAAATGGATTAGGGATCGAGAACAAAACTTCTGTAACGCTTAAGTATGGAATACAAAACACACCTATACCACCTAGGATCAAAGCAAAGAAATGAACTCCTTTTGCTCCAATTTTATAGGCTAATGGTACTAACGCAAAGGCCACCATAAAACAAACGATGTTATAGGAGCCGTTCACTTGACCTGTCAGTACTTGGGCTTCTTTAAAACCTGCCGTATCGGTATCTAACGTTCCAAAAAAGGATAAAGACATCGCAGAGGTCAAGTACTGCCAATAGCAAAACATAGCGTACCAGGTAAAGAATTTTACCGGTATCAATTGCTTCATGGTAAGTGGCATTTCTTTAAAGGCCGTGACGATATCCTTCCAGGTTCTTGTCAGGATATTGCCGTGTTCTTTTTCGGCTTTGATGGCAGCGAGCTCTTCTGGAGTTGGCGGGTATTCCTTAGTAGTGTAAACCGATACCAGAATACTGGCAATGGAGGCAAAGGCGCCAATAAAGAAAGCCCAGTACGTCGCTACTGGTATACCGTTATCCATGGTATCTGTCAAAGCAAAGAAGCCTATGGAGATTAAGATAGCTGGAGTGAAATTGGCTAAAGTTGTACCCAAGCCCGTAAAAAAGCTCTGCATCAAAAATCCAAGAGAATGTTGCTTTTTAGGTAAGATATCAGAAACAAAAGCACGGTAAGGTTCCATGGCTATATTGTTTCCAGCATCAAGTATCCATAACAAACTTGCCGCAATCCAGATGGAAGGCGAGTAGGGCATAAATAAAAGCGCTACACTGGCACAGATCGCACCTATCAAAAAGAAAGGCTTGCGACGACCAAATCGTGGCGACCAGGTACCATCACTTATGGCACCAATGATAGGTTGCAAAATCAATCCAGTCACAGGGCCAGCAAGCCACAAAATAGGAATCTCACTTTCCTCAGCGCCTAAATATTTATAAATGGCGCTCATGTTACTTTGTTGCAACCCAAAGCTGAATTGAATCCCGAAGAACCCAAAATTCATGGTCCAGATTTGCCAGAAACTTAGTTTAGCTTTTTGAAACATGATCTTTTGTAAAAGGGATTAATTTTTCAAGAAATTGGTCAAAATCACCGTCATTGATGAGGTATCTGCCAGATTTTTTGATCACTGGCATGTTTAAGTTTTTTAGGTCAATGGACGCTGCCTTCAAACCTTCGATCATTTCCTTTCTTTTGGCAACATTCGTATCCACATCATAAAACGTGTATTCCACTTTGTTTTTGTCCAAAAGAGCTCTTGAATCGTGACAGTAATGACAGTCGTCTATTCCATAAACGATGAGCTGGGTTTCTTGCTGCGTTGACGTTTCGGTTTGTGAGAACGCAAGCGCCCTGGTGAACAAGAAGAGTAAGACAAAAAGGGATTTCATGAGAAAGGCTTTAGGTAAAAAGAGTTGCTGAAAACCTCGCTTTCAGCAACTCCAAGGTACTCATCTAAACTAAAGTAAAAGGGCTAATTTTTAGAATCGGTATCCTAATCCTAGGGAAATGGATCTTCCAGGTACTGGACGTACTCTAATGAAATTGGTTTGACCTTCAGTAATTGCGCCTTCTTCAGACTCTGTGATCCCTAAGGTGTCAAAGATGTTGTTGGCAGATAGGTTTGCTGTCAAATTGTTTGCGATCTGGAAGTTCACGTTACCACTTACAATCAAGAATGCAGGCAATACCAACTGATTACTGTCTTGTGCAAAAGCCTTAGACTGTCCTAGAAAACTTAGGCCTACATTATTTTGTGACTCAGCGCCAAAGCTGTAGGATGGCAAGAAGTTATAGATAAAGTCTGGCTGTCTTCTAGGAGTGTTTCCTGCATTGTCACCAGAGTCAATTTCGGCATTGGTATACGTTACACCACCACGCAGGTTGAGGTTGTCAAATCTGTAAGTACCTTCTAGTTCAATACCTATAGACTTATAATCATTCTCAATAATTTGCTGTGAG is from Nonlabens sp. YIK11 and encodes:
- a CDS encoding glycoside hydrolase 100 family protein encodes the protein MEITQDPSSLLAAARSDRGFLASASDISNYKRIWARDGVICGLAALLDGDDSLIATFKSTLETLASHQHELGHIPSNVHFKENGSSEVSFGGLAGRVDTISWFIIGVCNYASHTGERDFFKQMLPKIHKGLQLLKAWEFNNNHLIYVPRSGNWADEYITEGHIFYDQVLRLWALRCVHSLEPSSVLEEQISTITTILEGNYTAGNFEHPFHPRAYKSLEDKPYWMASINPSGYQTMFDALGNSIALLLGLGSVRFRESVITYSEQLRSTLPLNLLPAFWEPIQEGDKDWELLTDNCKYEFRNYAYEFHNGGTWQMVNGFYGMALAGQHKDKSQEILAHIKQLNSAEDYGYYENFNTQTTAAIGIKYCTWSAAGEILLREYINGKRLLS
- a CDS encoding carbohydrate kinase family protein, with the protein product MKDNNKQVICMGEILIDFIGLHSSPDIAHTAEFKRFLGGSPANVAMNLTKLGCKATLVATIGDDGLGDFLLQEMQSLGMNQDHVRKVTDVPTSTILVSKTSETPDFIAYREADCKIINSQLPDDVIKSAAVFHTTCFALSRNPARDTILEKVKVAATAGCLISIDLNYSARIWPDKNQAIKTIKKYCSYGAMIKISMDDMQRLYGDAMTSSELFETLHGYGANLICLTRGGNGVIVSRRDHALLEMPAIPITSVEDATGAGDAFWSGFLCAMLENRSLDQCVEFALKVASIKLTTIGGLPANLSLQP
- a CDS encoding glutaredoxin family protein, giving the protein MKSLFVLLFLFTRALAFSQTETSTQQETQLIVYGIDDCHYCHDSRALLDKNKVEYTFYDVDTNVAKRKEMIEGLKAASIDLKNLNMPVIKKSGRYLINDGDFDQFLEKLIPFTKDHVSKS
- a CDS encoding MFS transporter, with amino-acid sequence MFQKAKLSFWQIWTMNFGFFGIQFSFGLQQSNMSAIYKYLGAEESEIPILWLAGPVTGLILQPIIGAISDGTWSPRFGRRKPFFLIGAICASVALLFMPYSPSIWIAASLLWILDAGNNIAMEPYRAFVSDILPKKQHSLGFLMQSFFTGLGTTLANFTPAILISIGFFALTDTMDNGIPVATYWAFFIGAFASIASILVSVYTTKEYPPTPEELAAIKAEKEHGNILTRTWKDIVTAFKEMPLTMKQLIPVKFFTWYAMFCYWQYLTSAMSLSFFGTLDTDTAGFKEAQVLTGQVNGSYNIVCFMVAFALVPLAYKIGAKGVHFFALILGGIGVFCIPYLSVTEVLFSIPNPFGSGATPIYTLYLATVGLGIAWASMLAMPYQLLAGSIPKEKTGVYMGIFNMFIVIPMIIQILTMQGFVYELLGSNPINVIKMAGVFLGLAAVFTLFIKVKRKNQVVQ